A stretch of the Uranotaenia lowii strain MFRU-FL chromosome 3, ASM2978415v1, whole genome shotgun sequence genome encodes the following:
- the LOC129754518 gene encoding arginine kinase 1 isoform X1 yields the protein MGGCASKDKKDKVVENEAAATGEAAGDGAANGENGGGEGCVSNSMVFLSRNKSDTMVDAAVLEKMEAGFAKLAASDSKSLLKKYLTKEVFDALKNKKTSFGSTLLDCVQSGFENHDSGVGIYAPDAESYSVFADLFDPIIEDYHKGFKKTDKHPASNFGDVNSFANVDPTGEFVVSTRVRCGRSMEGYPFNPCLTEAQYKEMEAKVSSTLSGLEGELKGKFYPLTGMEKSVQQQLIDDHFLFKEGDRFLQAANACRYWPSGRGIYHNDNKTFLVWCNEEDHLRIISMQMGGDLGQVYRRLVTAVNEIEKRVPFSHHDRLGFLTFCPTNLGTTIRASVHIKVPKLAKDYAKLESIADKYNLQVRGTRGEHSEAEGGIYDISNKRRMGLTEFDAVKEMYDGIAELIKIEKSL from the exons ATGGGTGGTTGCGCTTCCAAGGACAAGAAGGACAAGGTGGTCGAAAATGAGGCGGCGGCCACTGGCGAGGCAGCCGGAGACGGTGCTGCCAACGGGGAGAACGGCGGTGGCGAAGGGTGTGTATCAAACTCGATGGTATTCCTGTCGAG AAACAAATCAGACACCATGGTTGACGCTGCCGTTCTGGAAAAGATGGAAGCTGGCTTCGCCAAGCTGGCCGCTTCGGACTCCAAGTCCCTGCTGAAGAAGTATCTGACCAAGGAGGTGTTCGACGCCCTGAAGAACAAGAAGACCTCGTTCGGATCCACCCTGCTGGATTGCGTCCAATCTG GTTTCGAGAACCACGACTCCGGAGTCGGTATCTATGCCCCTGATGCCGAATCCTACTCCGTGTTCGCTGATTTGTTCGACCCAATCATCGAGGACTACCACAAGGGATTCAAGAAGACCGACAAGCACCCGGCCTCCAACTTCGGCGATGTCAACTCGTTCGCCAACGTTGACCCGACCGGCGAGTTCGTCGTGTCCACCCGCGTCCGTTGCGGTCGCTCGATGGAGGGCTATCCATTCAACCCCTGCCTGACCGAGGCCCAGTACAAGGAGATGGAGGCCAAGGTGTCGTCCACCCTGTCCGGACTGGAGGGAGAGCTGAAGGGCAAGTTCTACCCGCTGACCGGTATGGAGAAGTCTGTCCAGCAGCAGCTGATTGATGACCACTTCCTGTTCAAGGAGGGCGATCGTTTCCTGCAGGCCGCCAACGCTTGCCGTTACTGGCCATCCGGACGTGGTATCTACCACAACGACAACAAGACCTTCCTGGTCTGGTGCAATGAGGAAGATCACCTCCGTATCATCTCCATGCAGATGGGTGGCGATCTTGGCCAGGTCTACCGTCGTCTGGTCACCGCCGTCAACGAGATTGAGAAGCGCGTTCCATTCTCCCACCACGACCGTCTCGGTTTCCTGACCTTCTGCCCGACCAACCTGGGAACCACCATCCGTGCTTCGGTCCACATCAAGGTCCCGAAACTGGCCAAGGACTACGCGAAGCTCGAATCGATCGCCGACAAGTACAACCTGCAGGTCCGTGGTACCCGCGGTGAGCACTCCGAGGCCGAGGGCGGTATCTACGATATCTCCAACAAGCGTCGCATGGGTCTGACCGAATTCGATGCCGTCAAGGAGATGTACGATGGCATTGCTGAACTCATCAAGATCGAGAAGTCGCTGTAA
- the LOC129754594 gene encoding NADH dehydrogenase [ubiquinone] 1 alpha subcomplex subunit 5: protein MSVIKKATGLTGLAVAKNPHHTLTALYNKILRAVAKMPQEAAYRRYTEQIVSERAKIVAANPSVRDIESKINCGQVEELILQAENELILARKMLGWKPWEPLVKQAPATQWAWPPAQIHELK, encoded by the exons atgTCGGTTATCAAAAAG GCGACCGGATTAACCGGACTTGCGGTTGCCAAAAATCCGCACCACACCCTGACGGCTCTGTACAACAAAATCCTCCGAGCGGTGGCAAAAATGCCTCAGGAAGCGGCTTACCGGCGTTACACCGAACAGATCGTCTCCGAGCGTGCGAAGATTGTTGCtgcg aACCCATCGGTGCGCGACATCGAGTCCAAGATCAACTGTGGCCAGGTGGAGGAGTTGATCCTGCAGGCCGAGAACGAACTGATCTTGGCGCGCAAAATGCTCGGCTGGAAACCGTGGGAGCCGCTAGTGAAACAGGCCCCCGCCACTCAGTGGGCCTGGCCACCGGCTCAGATTCATGAGCTAAAGTGA
- the LOC129754518 gene encoding arginine kinase 1 isoform X3 — translation MFALWYFSLAVDEVRNKSDTMVDAAVLEKMEAGFAKLAASDSKSLLKKYLTKEVFDALKNKKTSFGSTLLDCVQSGFENHDSGVGIYAPDAESYSVFADLFDPIIEDYHKGFKKTDKHPASNFGDVNSFANVDPTGEFVVSTRVRCGRSMEGYPFNPCLTEAQYKEMEAKVSSTLSGLEGELKGKFYPLTGMEKSVQQQLIDDHFLFKEGDRFLQAANACRYWPSGRGIYHNDNKTFLVWCNEEDHLRIISMQMGGDLGQVYRRLVTAVNEIEKRVPFSHHDRLGFLTFCPTNLGTTIRASVHIKVPKLAKDYAKLESIADKYNLQVRGTRGEHSEAEGGIYDISNKRRMGLTEFDAVKEMYDGIAELIKIEKSL, via the exons AAACAAATCAGACACCATGGTTGACGCTGCCGTTCTGGAAAAGATGGAAGCTGGCTTCGCCAAGCTGGCCGCTTCGGACTCCAAGTCCCTGCTGAAGAAGTATCTGACCAAGGAGGTGTTCGACGCCCTGAAGAACAAGAAGACCTCGTTCGGATCCACCCTGCTGGATTGCGTCCAATCTG GTTTCGAGAACCACGACTCCGGAGTCGGTATCTATGCCCCTGATGCCGAATCCTACTCCGTGTTCGCTGATTTGTTCGACCCAATCATCGAGGACTACCACAAGGGATTCAAGAAGACCGACAAGCACCCGGCCTCCAACTTCGGCGATGTCAACTCGTTCGCCAACGTTGACCCGACCGGCGAGTTCGTCGTGTCCACCCGCGTCCGTTGCGGTCGCTCGATGGAGGGCTATCCATTCAACCCCTGCCTGACCGAGGCCCAGTACAAGGAGATGGAGGCCAAGGTGTCGTCCACCCTGTCCGGACTGGAGGGAGAGCTGAAGGGCAAGTTCTACCCGCTGACCGGTATGGAGAAGTCTGTCCAGCAGCAGCTGATTGATGACCACTTCCTGTTCAAGGAGGGCGATCGTTTCCTGCAGGCCGCCAACGCTTGCCGTTACTGGCCATCCGGACGTGGTATCTACCACAACGACAACAAGACCTTCCTGGTCTGGTGCAATGAGGAAGATCACCTCCGTATCATCTCCATGCAGATGGGTGGCGATCTTGGCCAGGTCTACCGTCGTCTGGTCACCGCCGTCAACGAGATTGAGAAGCGCGTTCCATTCTCCCACCACGACCGTCTCGGTTTCCTGACCTTCTGCCCGACCAACCTGGGAACCACCATCCGTGCTTCGGTCCACATCAAGGTCCCGAAACTGGCCAAGGACTACGCGAAGCTCGAATCGATCGCCGACAAGTACAACCTGCAGGTCCGTGGTACCCGCGGTGAGCACTCCGAGGCCGAGGGCGGTATCTACGATATCTCCAACAAGCGTCGCATGGGTCTGACCGAATTCGATGCCGTCAAGGAGATGTACGATGGCATTGCTGAACTCATCAAGATCGAGAAGTCGCTGTAA
- the LOC129754518 gene encoding arginine kinase 1 isoform X2: MGGCASKDKKDKVVENEAAATGEAAGDGAANGENGGGEGNKSDTMVDAAVLEKMEAGFAKLAASDSKSLLKKYLTKEVFDALKNKKTSFGSTLLDCVQSGFENHDSGVGIYAPDAESYSVFADLFDPIIEDYHKGFKKTDKHPASNFGDVNSFANVDPTGEFVVSTRVRCGRSMEGYPFNPCLTEAQYKEMEAKVSSTLSGLEGELKGKFYPLTGMEKSVQQQLIDDHFLFKEGDRFLQAANACRYWPSGRGIYHNDNKTFLVWCNEEDHLRIISMQMGGDLGQVYRRLVTAVNEIEKRVPFSHHDRLGFLTFCPTNLGTTIRASVHIKVPKLAKDYAKLESIADKYNLQVRGTRGEHSEAEGGIYDISNKRRMGLTEFDAVKEMYDGIAELIKIEKSL; encoded by the exons ATGGGTGGTTGCGCTTCCAAGGACAAGAAGGACAAGGTGGTCGAAAATGAGGCGGCGGCCACTGGCGAGGCAGCCGGAGACGGTGCTGCCAACGGGGAGAACGGCGGTGGCGAAGG AAACAAATCAGACACCATGGTTGACGCTGCCGTTCTGGAAAAGATGGAAGCTGGCTTCGCCAAGCTGGCCGCTTCGGACTCCAAGTCCCTGCTGAAGAAGTATCTGACCAAGGAGGTGTTCGACGCCCTGAAGAACAAGAAGACCTCGTTCGGATCCACCCTGCTGGATTGCGTCCAATCTG GTTTCGAGAACCACGACTCCGGAGTCGGTATCTATGCCCCTGATGCCGAATCCTACTCCGTGTTCGCTGATTTGTTCGACCCAATCATCGAGGACTACCACAAGGGATTCAAGAAGACCGACAAGCACCCGGCCTCCAACTTCGGCGATGTCAACTCGTTCGCCAACGTTGACCCGACCGGCGAGTTCGTCGTGTCCACCCGCGTCCGTTGCGGTCGCTCGATGGAGGGCTATCCATTCAACCCCTGCCTGACCGAGGCCCAGTACAAGGAGATGGAGGCCAAGGTGTCGTCCACCCTGTCCGGACTGGAGGGAGAGCTGAAGGGCAAGTTCTACCCGCTGACCGGTATGGAGAAGTCTGTCCAGCAGCAGCTGATTGATGACCACTTCCTGTTCAAGGAGGGCGATCGTTTCCTGCAGGCCGCCAACGCTTGCCGTTACTGGCCATCCGGACGTGGTATCTACCACAACGACAACAAGACCTTCCTGGTCTGGTGCAATGAGGAAGATCACCTCCGTATCATCTCCATGCAGATGGGTGGCGATCTTGGCCAGGTCTACCGTCGTCTGGTCACCGCCGTCAACGAGATTGAGAAGCGCGTTCCATTCTCCCACCACGACCGTCTCGGTTTCCTGACCTTCTGCCCGACCAACCTGGGAACCACCATCCGTGCTTCGGTCCACATCAAGGTCCCGAAACTGGCCAAGGACTACGCGAAGCTCGAATCGATCGCCGACAAGTACAACCTGCAGGTCCGTGGTACCCGCGGTGAGCACTCCGAGGCCGAGGGCGGTATCTACGATATCTCCAACAAGCGTCGCATGGGTCTGACCGAATTCGATGCCGTCAAGGAGATGTACGATGGCATTGCTGAACTCATCAAGATCGAGAAGTCGCTGTAA
- the LOC129755855 gene encoding tax1-binding protein 3 homolog, producing MAKMAFQHQAGTAMECLSIPITLHKEKDIDEEGREVLKCGFKIGGGIDQDFKKSPQGYTDYGIYVTEVHEGSPAAKSGLRMHDKILQCNGYDFTMVTHKKAVSYIRKNPVLNLLVARKGVTST from the exons ATGGCAAAAATGGCGTTCCAGCACCAGGCGGGTACCGCAATGGAGTGCTTAAGC ATTCCAATAACCCTGCACAAAGAAAAGGATATAGATGAAGAAGGACGAGAAGTGCTAAAATGTGGGTTTAAAATTGGTGGGGGCATCGATCAAGATTTCAAGAAAAGTCCTCAAGGGTACACCGACTAC GGTATCTACGTAACGGAAGTTCACGAAGGAAGTCCGGCGGCCAAATCCGGTCTAAGGATGCACGACAAAATCCTCCAGTGCAACGGGTATGATTTCACCATGGTAACCCACAAGAAAGCCGTCAGCTATATCCGCAAAAACCCGGTCCTCAATTTGCTAGTTGCGCGAAAAGGTGTTACCTCAACGTAA
- the LOC129754518 gene encoding arginine kinase 1 isoform X4 codes for MVDAAVLEKMEAGFAKLAASDSKSLLKKYLTKEVFDALKNKKTSFGSTLLDCVQSGFENHDSGVGIYAPDAESYSVFADLFDPIIEDYHKGFKKTDKHPASNFGDVNSFANVDPTGEFVVSTRVRCGRSMEGYPFNPCLTEAQYKEMEAKVSSTLSGLEGELKGKFYPLTGMEKSVQQQLIDDHFLFKEGDRFLQAANACRYWPSGRGIYHNDNKTFLVWCNEEDHLRIISMQMGGDLGQVYRRLVTAVNEIEKRVPFSHHDRLGFLTFCPTNLGTTIRASVHIKVPKLAKDYAKLESIADKYNLQVRGTRGEHSEAEGGIYDISNKRRMGLTEFDAVKEMYDGIAELIKIEKSL; via the exons ATGGTTGACGCTGCCGTTCTGGAAAAGATGGAAGCTGGCTTCGCCAAGCTGGCCGCTTCGGACTCCAAGTCCCTGCTGAAGAAGTATCTGACCAAGGAGGTGTTCGACGCCCTGAAGAACAAGAAGACCTCGTTCGGATCCACCCTGCTGGATTGCGTCCAATCTG GTTTCGAGAACCACGACTCCGGAGTCGGTATCTATGCCCCTGATGCCGAATCCTACTCCGTGTTCGCTGATTTGTTCGACCCAATCATCGAGGACTACCACAAGGGATTCAAGAAGACCGACAAGCACCCGGCCTCCAACTTCGGCGATGTCAACTCGTTCGCCAACGTTGACCCGACCGGCGAGTTCGTCGTGTCCACCCGCGTCCGTTGCGGTCGCTCGATGGAGGGCTATCCATTCAACCCCTGCCTGACCGAGGCCCAGTACAAGGAGATGGAGGCCAAGGTGTCGTCCACCCTGTCCGGACTGGAGGGAGAGCTGAAGGGCAAGTTCTACCCGCTGACCGGTATGGAGAAGTCTGTCCAGCAGCAGCTGATTGATGACCACTTCCTGTTCAAGGAGGGCGATCGTTTCCTGCAGGCCGCCAACGCTTGCCGTTACTGGCCATCCGGACGTGGTATCTACCACAACGACAACAAGACCTTCCTGGTCTGGTGCAATGAGGAAGATCACCTCCGTATCATCTCCATGCAGATGGGTGGCGATCTTGGCCAGGTCTACCGTCGTCTGGTCACCGCCGTCAACGAGATTGAGAAGCGCGTTCCATTCTCCCACCACGACCGTCTCGGTTTCCTGACCTTCTGCCCGACCAACCTGGGAACCACCATCCGTGCTTCGGTCCACATCAAGGTCCCGAAACTGGCCAAGGACTACGCGAAGCTCGAATCGATCGCCGACAAGTACAACCTGCAGGTCCGTGGTACCCGCGGTGAGCACTCCGAGGCCGAGGGCGGTATCTACGATATCTCCAACAAGCGTCGCATGGGTCTGACCGAATTCGATGCCGTCAAGGAGATGTACGATGGCATTGCTGAACTCATCAAGATCGAGAAGTCGCTGTAA